Genomic segment of Pseudothermotoga hypogea DSM 11164 = NBRC 106472:
AGGATTTTGATGGACATAGCTGCCAGGACGGAGGATGGACCCTGTTGTACCTACGTTGGCGATGGTTCAGCGGGACATTTCGTAAAGATGGTGCACAACGGTATTGAGTACAGCATCATGCAGAGCATCGCAGAAATCTACGATCTCATGAGGAAAGGATTGAACCTTTCCACTGAGCAGATCGGTTCCATCTTTGAGGATTGGAACAACGGTGAATTGTCATCGTTCTTGATGGAGATATCTTCCAAGATCATGCGATGGAATGATGAGGAAACAGGAAAGCCACTCGTTGAGCTCATACTCGACAAAGCTGAGCAGAAGGGCACGGGTAAGTGGTCCACTCAGGCTGCGCTCGATCTTGGAGTTCCTACGTTCTCTATGGCCGCCTCAGTCTTCGCGCGCGTCGTATCGTATTACAAAGAGGAAAGACAAAGATTGTCGAAGTTGTACCACAAGCATTTGACCCTGTCCGAGAGTGTCACTATAGAAGAATTGGAAAAAGCGCTCTCGCTGGCATACTTTCTTTCGTACTCGCAGGGCATCTGGTTGATCCATGAGGCGTCCAAAACGTTCAATTACGGCATCGATCTACTCGAGGTCTTGCGCATCTGGAAAGGTGGATGCATCATCAGGTCGAAAATGCTTGATTTTTTGATAGAGTTGTTGAAAGACTCGCAAGACAATTTGACCTTCTTGAACGACGAGAAAGCTCAAAAATTCGTCGAGGAAAGACTCGATTCTGCCGTCAAGGTGAGTAACTTCGCGCGATCACTCGCGATACCTTCACCTGCAATCAATGGTTGTCTGGACTATCTTTTCAGTCTCACAACAGACAGTTTGCCTGCGAACCTCATACAAGCTCAGAGGGACTTCTTCGGTGCTCACACCTTCGAAAGGATCGATAAGCCCGGAACGTTTCATGTGGAGTGGCAACCACTCGATTGAGAGTTCCGTGAAATAGAAGAGGGGCCCGAAGGCCCCTCTTTAGTTATTCTCTCACGTACCTGAGTGATGCGTCGTAGTCTTTTATTTCTCCCTTCAGCACAGCTTGTATGAATTCAACCAGGACGCTATCGAGCCTGAAGCCTGTGTCGTAACCTGCGGGATCTTTGAGCATCGTGTAACCATCTCCACCACCTGCGAGGTAGTTGTTCGTCACGACGACGTACACTCTGTTGGGATCTATCGGTTCACCCTTCACCTTTGCCTCGACGACTTTGCCATCGACGCTCCTCCAGGTCAGTCCACCGACTTGCAGGAACGCTCCTTGACCTTCCTTGACGGTCGCAGCGTATTCAAGAACTTTCATCAGCTGTTCTCCTGTCATTTTCAACACGTACAGCGTGTTTCCGAAAGGCAGAACCGTCAGAACGTCTCTCACGGTGATGTCACCAGGTTTTATGGAAGCTCTTATTCCTCCACCGTTCATGAGCGCAACATCAGCGTTGACTTTCCACAGCATCGCATCACAGATCATGTTCGCCAGATTCGTGCTCTTAGAACGCACGTTCGCCCTCTCACCGTCGAGCAAGATGTGTGTCTTGCCTATCACCGTGTTCAGCTGTTCGTCACCGAGTTGTTTGAAATAGTCGAGCACAGTCTTGACGTAGAAATGTTCCTCGTAGGGTTTGTCGACGAACTCGTAGATGTCTTTACCTTGCGCATCCTTACCCTTGTGGATCTTTAAGTTGACCGGGATCGGTCTCCAAGTGTGGGAGACGATCTTTCCGTTCTCTATCTCCAAATCGAGCCTTCCGACGTACTTACCCCATTCCCAGGCTTGCACTACGATGACTCCGTTCACCGCCTGCGCCTCTTCGAATTTCGTGTGGCTGTGACCATCGACGATGACGTGTATACCATCGACCAACTGAGCGAGTTGTTTGCTCGTCGTTTTTCCTTCGCCTTCCGGTCCCCATCCCAGATGTGCCAGGACCACAACGATGTCTACCTTGTCTTTGAGCTCTTCGACGAGCTTCTTGGTCGTCTCCACGCAGTTTGCAAAGGTGGCACCTCTCAGATGCAATGGTTCTAAGATCGCAGTTTCTTCCGTCGTGAGACCAATGATCGCGACCTTGAGATCGCCGAAGTCTTTGATGACGTAAGGCTGTGGTTTGACGATCCCTTCCGGATCGTGGAAGTTAGCACTGAGCATAGGAAACTTGGCAAGCTTCATTTGCTTTGCGAGCACTTCTTTGGGTTTGTCGAATTCGTGGTTACCCAAGACCATGGCATCGAGCCTCATCATGTTGAAGGCAACGATGTCCGGTGCTGCATCGAGCATGTCCGACTCTGGAACGCCCGTGTTCATGTCACCTGCGTGCAAGAACAACACGTGACCGTTCAAAGCTTCAACCTCTTTCCTCACCTCTTCAACGATCGTTGCTATCGCAGCGAAGCCACCAATGTTGGGGTTGTTCGTCTCACTCCAGGCCCACGCGTGGCCGTGCGTGTCGTTGATGTGCAGGATCGTAAGCCTCGCTGCGAACAATATCATCGTGGCGATGAGCAGAAGTACTGTTAGAAACCTTTTCATCGCTGAATCCCCCCTTCTGAAAAAGATTTTACCGCATATCTGGCATAAACATTAACTTTATGTAATCAGTCTTCCAGCAACCTGCGTAGCTCCTCGTCCACCAAGTTACCATCGACGAAAATTGCTCTATCGTCCACCAAGACCGTCGAGTTCAAACACACACCGTCGCAGTGAGATGGCGCCTGGTCTGTGTAGACTTTGTCCGGGATGAGATCTTCGCTGATGTAACCTATACCCCATTCGCTGCAGCCCCAGACGCGTTCGTCTTCGAGGACGTTTCCACTGAGCCTGGCCCCCGGATTGAGACCGAGCGAAATGTGTGCGAGTCTGAACATACCTTCATGCTTGAAAAACTTCAACCACGATTTGAACTGTCGCGCCTGACTCCCACCGACTATCTCAACGATTCTTCCTTCCTTAACAACGAGCGTGACAGGTTCTTTCAACACTCCAAGTGGAGGAACGATGGAGCCGTCGAACACGATCTTACCGTTGATCGATTCTTCGATGGGAGTCCAGCTCATCTGGCCAGGTAGCATGTGAATGCCGGGTTTGCTTGCATCACCGTAATCGCATACTATGGGTCGCTGTGGGTGGTTACTGAATCTCACGTCGGTACCCGAGGGGTTCGTTATCCTGACTTCTCTTGCATTCTTCAAGATCTGAGCGAACCTCTTCATGAAGCTCGTCAATTTCTCGAGATCTATGTCCAACGTGCGAACGAACATATCTTCATCCATGCCGACCAAGCACATGTATCTGAGGCTTTTGTTCTTTATCGCCGCCTCAAATGCCGAGGAATACAACAACCATTGCTGGTTGAATTCGATCCATACATCGACGTTTTGGAGCGCAGCGCTCAGGGCCTTCAGAGGAAGATCGGGATCCGCAGCCTTGCCGACTCCTCTCGGGGCCGGAACGCACAGTAGGAGTGGCTTCGCACCAACGCGAACAATCTCGCTGGCCACAGTTTCTACAACTGCAAGATGTGAAAGTGTGTCGTAGGTGATCGCGACTTCTTCATTGGGTTTGACCTTGAAAATGTCACAGACTAATTTCATCGCAACTTTGGAGAGATCGAACCTCATTTTGTGTTCCTCCCATTCAAGAGTACCTCGTCGAAATCGAACCCAAAGTGTCTCGGTCCAAAGATTTCGATCGCCTTTGGACTCCTCCAAAGTTCGTTCGCAGCAACACCGAGGACCACGACGCGTTCATTTTCTTTCAGATGTGGGTTCAGCACGGGCGTTCCATCCTTGGCTCTGAGAACGATGATCAGGTCTGGGCAAGTCAGGCACACCTCCTCATCGATCCAAGCTACGAGGTTTTCGTTCTTGAACCAGATTCTGAATTTCCTACCTTTGAACGGTCCAACTCCAGCAAAGTGCATCTCACCGTAGGTGAAACCATCCCTGTCCTCCCACATGGCATCAGACTCAGCGACCCCTTCGAACAAAATCGTCGCATTCAGAACATCCACGATCGCTTCCACTGGATTTTTTCCTTCGACGAGTGCATCTTCTCTGGCCTTTCCAACCTTCCACGCGAGGCTCACCGTACCCTTCACAAGGCTCTTTTTCAGCACGAAGCCTTTCAGTGGGTGCGAGGTGACACCGACCTTTCCTTCACTCGCAACCGCCACAGCACGCGTGATCTGCTCGGCTTGCTCGTCGCTACTGACCTCTTCGACTATCATTTTGTCACCGAAATGGTTGCAGACTGTGAATGGGGTCATAGGGACATTCAGCAAGTAGAAACTTGTGTGTTGAACTTCCGGAACAGCTCTTCCGACGGGATCTCCATCCAGAACGACTACGCCTGTCTGCGCTGCAACTTCGAACGCGACAGCCGTGTTCCCACCACCAAGTTCGGTCGGAAAGACTGCGCTGAACTTCTTTCCCACGTAACGTTCGAGGAGTTTGAAGGATTCGTATACAGGTGATTCGATCCTTCTTTCAAGATTTTTCGTTTTCGTCGTTGGTGAAACAGACCCAACGAAGTACGGGCAGGCCGCCAGTTCATCGTCAGCGAACTCATCAACATCCATGAGTACAACCTTTTCCTTCACAGTCCTTCTGACCGTTTCCAAACCCTTCTGCAAATCTCCTCCTCCGCCTGTTCCGAGAACTGCACAGCCAAAAAGGATCTGCTCGATGTCCCTCAAACTCAGCTCGACCATTTTCCTACCTCCTCCCATTTGATGCACGACACTGATCTATCTCTTGATGCTTCGAGTGGCTTCATGTCGTAAATCTCACACTCTTTTGTAGAAAACGGGCACCTACTTTTGAATCTGCATCCGGCGTTCATTGTCGCTCCTACCTCGTCAACGATCGCTGGTTTCTTCATTTCAACATTTGGATCTGGATAAAAAATGGACTCGATAAGAAGTTTCGTGTAAGGATGCAAAGGTTGATCTATGACCTTTTCTGTGGGACCGACTTCTACAATCTTTCCAAGATACATCACGAAGACCCTTTCTGCGACGTTCCTCACCACTCCCAGATCGTGGCTCACGAAGATGTAAGTCAAATGGAAAGTTTGGCGTAACTCGTTGAGTAGTTTCAAAACCTGCGCCTGAACTGACACGTCCAACGAAGAGGTGGGTTCGTCCAAGAGAAGGACCTTTGGTCTCACGGAGAGCGCTCTCGCTATCGCTACCCTCTGGCATTGGCCACCGCTTAGCTCGCCAGGATATCTGTCTGAAAGCTTAGGATCGAGTCCCACCTTTCGTAGTAAGTCGTTCACAAGATCAACGAGTTCAGACTTGATAACCCTTCGCTGGGCGAGGACAGGCTCCACGATGATGTCGAAAACTTTGAGCCTTGGGTTCAAAGACGTTGTGGGATCCTGAAAGACCATCTGGGCCTTCTTTGCGACCTTTTCTTTGTATTCATTTCCCTTGAGCCCTACAACAGGCTCGCCATCCAAGAACACTTGTCCACTCGTGGGCTTGACCAAACCGTTGATGCAGCGGACCAGTGTGCTCTTTCCGCTACCCGACTCTCCAACGATTGCAATGCTTTCACCTTCTTTGACGAAGAAGCTCACGTCATCGACCGCTTTGACGAGATATTTCTTTCCCCACAGTCCCTTACCCCTGAGGACGAAATACTTTTTGAGGTTCTTGACCTCAACCACGGTGTTCCCTCCAAAGATGGCAAGCGACGAAATGGCTTGGCCGTACCTCTGCCAGTTCAGGTGTTAAGATGCCACAATCGTTCTGGACTCGCCGGCATCTTTCTCTGAAGATACAACCGCTTGGGGGCTCAGTGAGAGACGGTAGAGAACCAGGGATCGGTTCTGGCAATTTCTTCTTACGTGGATCAAGCGCGCAGTTCAGGAGTCCGGACGTGTAAGGATGTAGCGGGTTTGAAAATAACTCTTTCTTTGGTGCCATCTCCACGATGTTTCCTGCGTACATGACCACAACCCTGTCGGCGAGTTGTGCGACAATACCAAGATCGTGTGTGATGAAGAGTACCGAGAATTTCTTTGTCCTTTGCAACTCCCAGATTAAATAGAGTATTTGCCTTTGCACGGTCACATCCAGGGCCGTCGTAGGTTCATCAGCAATGAACAAACTTGGCTCGCAAGCAAGGGCCATGGCGATCATAACACGTTGTCTCATACCCCCGGAAAGTTCGTGTGGGTAGGCTCGTCGGACTCTATCAACATCGAACAGCTGAACCTGTCTGAGAAGCCCATCTACTTTTTCTCTCGCTTTGTTTACAGAGATGTCCCACCTACTCATCAGTACGTCCACAAGCTGTCGCTCAACAGTGTAGAGCGGGTTCAACGAGGAAGTAGGGTCTTGAAAAACGATTGCAACTTCTTTGCCACGTATTCTCTTGACGTTTTCGTGGTTCACCTCAATCCCTTTGAAAAAGATCTTACCGGTCTGCGAGGCGTTCTCTGGAAGAAGGCCTATGATCGAAAGTGCAGTCACAGTCTTGCCACAACCTGTCTCTCCAACCAACGCCACGATTTCGCCGCTGTTAATTGTAAAGGACAGATTTCTCAGCGCTCTCACATCACCGTGCAGAGTCTTGAAAGTCAAGGAATAGTTCTCGAATTTCACAAGTTCACTCAAATCAACATTCTCCTCCTCAGTCTTGGATCTATAAGTTCTCTGAAAACGTCGCCAAGCAAATTGAAAGACATGACCAAAAGTAGCATGAACAAACCAGGGAACGTTGGTACCCACCAATAATTCAAAAAGTAAGCCTTACCTTCGCTTATCATCAAACCCCAGTCGGGCATTGGAGGCTGAACTCCCAAGCCAAGAAAAGACAAAGCTGCGGCCTCCAAGATGGCGCTGCCCATATCCATCGTACATTGAACGGCGAGCGGCGCGACGCAACCTGGAAGAATGTGTTTGAACATGATGACGAAGTGTGAAACACCCGCTGCTCTCGCTGCCTCAACGTACGCAAGTGACTTCATCGACAAGGCTTGGGATCGTACCAACCGTGCGTACCATGGCCACCAGGTTATCACGAGCGCCAGAATGGCATTGAACAACCCCTTACCGAGGGTCGACGCGATCAAGAGTGCGAGCAAGAGCGGGGGGAAAGACAAAAAGACATCTGTGAAACGCATCAGAACGTTGTCTAAGAATCCTCCGGAGTAACCTGCTACGATACCGATCGGAACACCTATCAGAGCAGAGAGGAAGACAACTGAGATCGCTGTAAAGAGCGAAGTTCTCGCACCGTAAATCATGCGACTGAGGATGTCGCGACCCATGTGATCGGTGCCAAAGGGGTGTCTCAAGCTCGGGGGTAACAAGCGTTCCGCCACGTTCGGCTCACCCAGAGCTTGTTCCCTGTAAGGTACTATCCATGGAGCAATCAACGCAAGCAAGACAAAGATCGAGACTATCGTGAGGCTGAATTTCGCGAGTCGGTTCTTGAGAGCGAGTCTAACCAGTTTTGCAGTCAGAAGGATTCCCCCTCAAAACCTTATCCTCGGATCTATCTTCGCTTGAATCAGGTCAACCGCGAAATTGATGAGCACGTAACACACCGACGCCACTATCGTTACCCCCACGATTGCTGGATAGTCCATGCTCAGTATCGCGTTTGCGGCGTACCTACCTAATCCCGGCCAGTTGAAGATCAATTCGACAAGGAACGCCCCCACGAGTGTGTAGGCGAAAGAAAGAGCAACCGTCACCATCGCGGGCGCTATGGCGTTTTTGAGGGCGTAGCCGTAGTAAATTTTCCGCTCGGGAATAGCGTACGCAAAGGCCGTTCTGATGTAGTTCTCCTGCAGTACTTCAACCATCATGGAACGCACCTGTCGGGTGATCAAACCTATGGGATATGCGGCGAGTGTTATGGCTGGAAGTATCAAATGTTTTATCACATCGAAAAAGGCAACGTAGTTTCGCGCGAGTAGGGTATCGATAAGATAAAAACCTGTCTTTTCCTCGAACGGGTAAACGAGAGAAACAAACGTATCTATCCTGTCTGACAGGGGTAGCAAACCGAGCCATTTGAAGAACAGAAGCTGCAGGATCATACCGTACCAGAAGCTCGGCAGTGATACACCGGCGACCGCAAAGATCCTGCTTAGGTTGTCAAACCATCTGTTTCTCCTTACCGCGGCGAGAACTCCGAGCGGAATACCCAACCCTATTGCGATACATTCTGCAACCAACAAAAGTTCGAACGTCGCCGTCAAGGCTTTCCTTATGTCCTCGATCACAGGCCTGTGCGTTCTTATCGATGTACCCAGATCGAATCGAAGCAGGTCCTTCAGGAAGTAACCAAACCTCACGAGTATCGGTCTGTCGAGCTTCAATTTCTCTCTCGCCGCTTGAATAGCACTGTGGGTGGCTTTGGGACCCACCCACAGCGCAGCTGGATCAGAGGGTACAACGTTCGAAACCAAAAAGACCACGAACACGACTCCAAGGACGACGAAAATCGACCAGAACAGTCTTGAAACGGTGTACCTCAGAAAATTCACGCGCGATCAACCTCAGGATCCACTTTCAAGTTCGCAGAAGAAAACCACATTTGGATAAGCGGGATTCGGTGTGAATCCTTTGATCGATTTGTGAACCACATAAATATCGCTGATCTGGTACAGTGGGACTGCAGGCAGATCTCTGCGCAAGATCGTCTCGACCATCTTGTAGAGTTGCTCGGCACGCTTCGGATTCGTCCCTTCGAGTTGCACGGCCTCGTCCATGAGCTTGTCCGCTTCTTCGTTGTAGTAGTAGGAAAGGTTGAACAGCACTTCCTCTTCCGTGTGGAACATACTGAAGAGAAAGTCGTACGGCGTCATCACCGTGGGCCACCAGTACATGATGAACATGTCTTGCGCCTTCGTTGGCTCGCTCCTCGCCCATGCCCACTGTTGTTCCCAGTTCATGGGTCTCAGTTCAACCTCTATGCCGAGTTTCTTCAAACTTGACCAGATGAGCTCCGATGCTTTTTTCTCGCTCTCGTTGGATTGCAGGTACGTCAGCACCAGTTTCACGTTCTTTGGATCAACATTTGATTTTGCAAGTAGCTCCTTAGCTTTCTCCAGATCCTGAGAGAGGGGTGGTAAATGATCTGCATAACCGAACATGCCCTTGGGTATGATCCCTGAAGGTTGCAGACCGTAACCGAGCAGAACGTGATCGATGATCTCTTTGTATGGTATCGCGTAAGCCACAGCGGCTCTGAAGTCTGGATTGCTGAGAGGGAACTTTTTCGTGTTGAAGAACAGATACAGCACCTGAAAGCTGGGTTTCTGAGAGATGTAAACGTTTGGGTTGTTCTCCAGTTTTTTCAGATCGTCGTAAATTAATTCCCTCGTGACGTGGATTTTGCCGGAGGTGACCATCTGCATCCTCAAAGAAGGATCTGGCACGATCTGAATGACGGCGATATCGAACTTCCCTTCAGTCCAACCCTGCCAGTAACCGTCGAACTTTCTCAGGACTACTTGTGTCTTGGGATCGTACTTGGTGATGGTGTAGGGACCTGTGCCTGCATCGTTGCCAGCATTGAACCAGTCCGCAATTGCCTCGTCGTCTCCGATCTGAGCCACCTTCGGACTGAATATGAAGGCCCCATAGCCGGCCGAGGCAATGAGCGGAATGTTCGCAGGATACTTGAGTTTGAAGACGACGGTGTAGGGGTCTGGTGTTTCGATTTCCTGAACGCTGTCCCAAATGTAAGCAGGTCCACCTGCGAGCCTGATTGTTCTCTCGATGGAAAACTTCACAGCTTCGGATGTGAGCTCAGTACCGTCATGAAACTTGACGTTCTTTCTTAACTTGAAGGTCCACACTGTGCC
This window contains:
- a CDS encoding ABC transporter substrate-binding protein; this translates as MRRFLVVSLLVLALMVAFSQKQTMVVYAYGSEMITLDPSTEFSNSIIVLNNVYETLTRYVDGKLEPLLATEWSANEDGTVWTFKLRKNVKFHDGTELTSEAVKFSIERTIRLAGGPAYIWDSVQEIETPDPYTVVFKLKYPANIPLIASAGYGAFIFSPKVAQIGDDEAIADWFNAGNDAGTGPYTITKYDPKTQVVLRKFDGYWQGWTEGKFDIAVIQIVPDPSLRMQMVTSGKIHVTRELIYDDLKKLENNPNVYISQKPSFQVLYLFFNTKKFPLSNPDFRAAVAYAIPYKEIIDHVLLGYGLQPSGIIPKGMFGYADHLPPLSQDLEKAKELLAKSNVDPKNVKLVLTYLQSNESEKKASELIWSSLKKLGIEVELRPMNWEQQWAWARSEPTKAQDMFIMYWWPTVMTPYDFLFSMFHTEEEVLFNLSYYYNEEADKLMDEAVQLEGTNPKRAEQLYKMVETILRRDLPAVPLYQISDIYVVHKSIKGFTPNPAYPNVVFFCELESGS
- a CDS encoding ABC transporter permease: MNFLRYTVSRLFWSIFVVLGVVFVVFLVSNVVPSDPAALWVGPKATHSAIQAAREKLKLDRPILVRFGYFLKDLLRFDLGTSIRTHRPVIEDIRKALTATFELLLVAECIAIGLGIPLGVLAAVRRNRWFDNLSRIFAVAGVSLPSFWYGMILQLLFFKWLGLLPLSDRIDTFVSLVYPFEEKTGFYLIDTLLARNYVAFFDVIKHLILPAITLAAYPIGLITRQVRSMMVEVLQENYIRTAFAYAIPERKIYYGYALKNAIAPAMVTVALSFAYTLVGAFLVELIFNWPGLGRYAANAILSMDYPAIVGVTIVASVCYVLINFAVDLIQAKIDPRIRF
- a CDS encoding oligopeptide/dipeptide ABC transporter ATP-binding protein, with product MVEVKNLKKYFVLRGKGLWGKKYLVKAVDDVSFFVKEGESIAIVGESGSGKSTLVRCINGLVKPTSGQVFLDGEPVVGLKGNEYKEKVAKKAQMVFQDPTTSLNPRLKVFDIIVEPVLAQRRVIKSELVDLVNDLLRKVGLDPKLSDRYPGELSGGQCQRVAIARALSVRPKVLLLDEPTSSLDVSVQAQVLKLLNELRQTFHLTYIFVSHDLGVVRNVAERVFVMYLGKIVEVGPTEKVIDQPLHPYTKLLIESIFYPDPNVEMKKPAIVDEVGATMNAGCRFKSRCPFSTKECEIYDMKPLEASRDRSVSCIKWEEVGKWSS
- a CDS encoding ABC transporter ATP-binding protein, with product MSELVKFENYSLTFKTLHGDVRALRNLSFTINSGEIVALVGETGCGKTVTALSIIGLLPENASQTGKIFFKGIEVNHENVKRIRGKEVAIVFQDPTSSLNPLYTVERQLVDVLMSRWDISVNKAREKVDGLLRQVQLFDVDRVRRAYPHELSGGMRQRVMIAMALACEPSLFIADEPTTALDVTVQRQILYLIWELQRTKKFSVLFITHDLGIVAQLADRVVVMYAGNIVEMAPKKELFSNPLHPYTSGLLNCALDPRKKKLPEPIPGSLPSLTEPPSGCIFRERCRRVQNDCGILTPELAEVRPSHFVACHLWREHRG
- a CDS encoding ABC transporter permease — encoded protein: MLLTAKLVRLALKNRLAKFSLTIVSIFVLLALIAPWIVPYREQALGEPNVAERLLPPSLRHPFGTDHMGRDILSRMIYGARTSLFTAISVVFLSALIGVPIGIVAGYSGGFLDNVLMRFTDVFLSFPPLLLALLIASTLGKGLFNAILALVITWWPWYARLVRSQALSMKSLAYVEAARAAGVSHFVIMFKHILPGCVAPLAVQCTMDMGSAILEAAALSFLGLGVQPPMPDWGLMISEGKAYFLNYWWVPTFPGLFMLLLVMSFNLLGDVFRELIDPRLRRRMLI
- a CDS encoding DUF917 domain-containing protein, whose product is MVELSLRDIEQILFGCAVLGTGGGGDLQKGLETVRRTVKEKVVLMDVDEFADDELAACPYFVGSVSPTTKTKNLERRIESPVYESFKLLERYVGKKFSAVFPTELGGGNTAVAFEVAAQTGVVVLDGDPVGRAVPEVQHTSFYLLNVPMTPFTVCNHFGDKMIVEEVSSDEQAEQITRAVAVASEGKVGVTSHPLKGFVLKKSLVKGTVSLAWKVGKAREDALVEGKNPVEAIVDVLNATILFEGVAESDAMWEDRDGFTYGEMHFAGVGPFKGRKFRIWFKNENLVAWIDEEVCLTCPDLIIVLRAKDGTPVLNPHLKENERVVVLGVAANELWRSPKAIEIFGPRHFGFDFDEVLLNGRNTK
- a CDS encoding bifunctional UDP-sugar hydrolase/5'-nucleotidase; protein product: MKRFLTVLLLIATMILFAARLTILHINDTHGHAWAWSETNNPNIGGFAAIATIVEEVRKEVEALNGHVLFLHAGDMNTGVPESDMLDAAPDIVAFNMMRLDAMVLGNHEFDKPKEVLAKQMKLAKFPMLSANFHDPEGIVKPQPYVIKDFGDLKVAIIGLTTEETAILEPLHLRGATFANCVETTKKLVEELKDKVDIVVVLAHLGWGPEGEGKTTSKQLAQLVDGIHVIVDGHSHTKFEEAQAVNGVIVVQAWEWGKYVGRLDLEIENGKIVSHTWRPIPVNLKIHKGKDAQGKDIYEFVDKPYEEHFYVKTVLDYFKQLGDEQLNTVIGKTHILLDGERANVRSKSTNLANMICDAMLWKVNADVALMNGGGIRASIKPGDITVRDVLTVLPFGNTLYVLKMTGEQLMKVLEYAATVKEGQGAFLQVGGLTWRSVDGKVVEAKVKGEPIDPNRVYVVVTNNYLAGGGDGYTMLKDPAGYDTGFRLDSVLVEFIQAVLKGEIKDYDASLRYVRE
- a CDS encoding aminopeptidase, whose product is MRFDLSKVAMKLVCDIFKVKPNEEVAITYDTLSHLAVVETVASEIVRVGAKPLLLCVPAPRGVGKAADPDLPLKALSAALQNVDVWIEFNQQWLLYSSAFEAAIKNKSLRYMCLVGMDEDMFVRTLDIDLEKLTSFMKRFAQILKNAREVRITNPSGTDVRFSNHPQRPIVCDYGDASKPGIHMLPGQMSWTPIEESINGKIVFDGSIVPPLGVLKEPVTLVVKEGRIVEIVGGSQARQFKSWLKFFKHEGMFRLAHISLGLNPGARLSGNVLEDERVWGCSEWGIGYISEDLIPDKVYTDQAPSHCDGVCLNSTVLVDDRAIFVDGNLVDEELRRLLED
- the gndA gene encoding NADP-dependent phosphogluconate dehydrogenase; protein product: MKADVGLVGLAVMGQNLVLNIARKGYTVAVYNRTAERTKRFIEERVKSEKIVPAYSIEDFVNSLSKPRKIILMVKAGKPVDDMIGELLPYLEKGDLIIDGGNSHYADTDRRLKELAKEGILYLGMGVSGGEYGALHGPSLMPGGTRDAYALVERILMDIAARTEDGPCCTYVGDGSAGHFVKMVHNGIEYSIMQSIAEIYDLMRKGLNLSTEQIGSIFEDWNNGELSSFLMEISSKIMRWNDEETGKPLVELILDKAEQKGTGKWSTQAALDLGVPTFSMAASVFARVVSYYKEERQRLSKLYHKHLTLSESVTIEELEKALSLAYFLSYSQGIWLIHEASKTFNYGIDLLEVLRIWKGGCIIRSKMLDFLIELLKDSQDNLTFLNDEKAQKFVEERLDSAVKVSNFARSLAIPSPAINGCLDYLFSLTTDSLPANLIQAQRDFFGAHTFERIDKPGTFHVEWQPLD